One Thermomonas paludicola genomic window, ATTGCCCAATCCAGCGTTTGCGCGCGTTCGGCAAAACCCGCCAGAACGTCCAGCTCGCTCAGTGCGTTGGCGCAGTGGCGCAGCGGCTCCAGCACGTGGTTGAGCTGATCCAGCAGGCTTTCGTACAGCAGCTTTTCGCGTGACAGCGAACGCTCGCGCGCAGACAGCACTTTGTCCTCGAAGGCCTTCAGCTCCTCGGTGATGTAGCGCTCGGCGCCGGTCAGCGTCTGGCGGCGGGTGTAATGCACCGGCGCCTTGTGGTTCTGTCCCTTGCTGATTTCGATGTAGTAGCCGTGCACGCGGTTGTAGCCGACTTTCAGGGTGGGGATGCCGCTGGCCTCGCGCTCGCGCGTTTCCAGGTCGATCAGGAATTGATCGGCATGGGTCGAGAGTTGGCGAAGCTCGTCGAGTTCGGCATCGAAGCCGTCGGCGATTGTGCCGCCATCGCGTGCGAGCAACGGTGGCTGGGCGACGATGGCCGAGCGCAGCAGATGTGCCGTGGCGTCATGTTCGCCCAGTGCGGCATGCAGCGCCTGCAGGCGCGGCGAGTCCAGCGGCGCAAGAATGGCTTGCACCGCGGGCAATAGCGACAGGCCGTCGCGCAGGGTGGACAGGTCGCGCGGTCGTGCGCTGCGCAGCGCCACGCGCGACAGGATGCGTTCCATGTCGCCCAGGCCGCGGAACGCGCCGCGCAGATCGTCCTCCGCGCGTGCTTCGAGCAACGTGGCCACCGCATGGTGGCGTTCGCCCACGACCCTGCGGTCGCGCAGCGGCCGGTGCAGCCAGCGCCGCAGCAGGCGGCCGCCCATCGGCGTGACGGTAGAGTCCAGCACGCCAAGCAAGGTGGCCTTGGCGTCGCCATCGACGCGTGAATCCAGTTCCAGGTGGCGGCGGGTGGCCGCGTTCATCGCGATGGCGTCGTCGCTGGTTTCCAGCGCGATTGCGCGCAGATGCGGCAGGCGCTGCTTCTGGGTTTCCTCCACATAGCCCAGCAGGGCGGCAGCGGCCGCCACCGCGCGCGGCTTGTCATCGATGCCGAATGCACCGAGGTCATGCACGCCGAAAAACTGCAGCAACTGGCGACGGCCGCTGTCGGCATCGAACAACCAGGGCGCGCGACGACGCAGGCCGCGTGCTTCCAGCACCGCATCGGGCCAGCGACCGTCGTCGGGGACCAGGGTTTCCGCCGGTTGCAGGCGCGCCAACTCGGCTTCCAGCGCGTCATCGCTGTCAACTTCGTTGGCCCGCAGCCTGCCGCTGGCCAGGTCTGCCCACGCCAGCCCGTAGCCGCACTTGCCGCGGCTGATGGCCAACAGGAGCGTGTCGCGGCGCTCGTCGAGCAGCGCTTCGTCGGTCACCGTGCCGGGAGTGACCAGGCGCACCACCTTGCGTTCCACCAATCCTTTCGTGGCTGCCGGATCGCCGATCTGCTCGCAGATCGCCACCGATTCACCCAGCGCCACCAACCGCGCCAGATAGCCTTCGGCCGCGTGGTAGGGCACCCCGGCCATCGGGATCGGCTGGCCGGCGGAACTGCCGCGCTGGGTCAGCGTGATGTCGAGCAGCCGCGCCGCCTTGCGCGCGTCGTCATAGAACATCTCGTAGAAATCGCCCATGCGGAAGAACAGCAACACATCCGGATGCTCCGCCTTGGCGGCGAAGAACTGCTTCATCAGTGGAGTGTGTTCTTCTGTCTTGGCTTTGGTCATGGAAATTGTTTTCCATCAAACGATTATCAAAAAAAATCCAGTCGCAAGGCCAACGCCGTCAAGGTGGCGAGCAGCACGGGGAGCGTCAGGACCACGCCGACCTTGAAGTAGTAACCCCATGTGATCCGGATGTTCTTGCGCGCCAGCACGTGCAGCCAGAGCAATGTGGCCAGGCTGCCGATCGGCGTGAATTTCGGTCCCAGATCGCTGCCGATGACATTGGCGTAGATCATTGCCTCACGCACGATACCCTCGGCGTGGCTGGCATCGATGGAGAGCGCACCCACCAGTACCGTTGGCATGTTGTTCATGATCGAGGACAAGAACGCGATCAGCAGCCCAGTACCGATCGTGGCCCCCCATACGCCGTATTCAGCAAGATGATCCAGCACCGTTGCCAAGGTGTCGGTCAATCCCTGGTTGCGCAGTCCGTACACCACCAGGTACATGCCCAGCGAGAACACGACGACCTGCCACGGCGCTTCCTTGAGTACTTTCCGGATCGAGATCCGCCGCCCGCGTCCCGCAACGCCCAGCAGGGCCAAGGCGCCGGTGCCTGCCACCGCGCTGACGGGGATACCCATTCGCTCTGATCCGAAAAACCCCGCCAGCAGCAGTGCCAGTACCGCCCAGCCCGCGTTGAAGGTCGTGCGATCGACAATCGCCGAGCGTGGCTCCTTCAGCGTTGCAGGCGCATAGGTTTGCGGGATGTCGCGGCGAAAGAACCACAGCAGCATGCCCAGCGATGCAGCCACGGAAACAAGATTGACCGGTGCCATGACGGATGCGTAGCGGGCGAAGCCGATGCCGAAATAATTCGCCGACACGATATTGACCAGATTGGACACGATCAGCGGCAGGCTGGCGGTGTCGGCGATGAAGCCGGCCGCCATCACGAACGCAAGCGTGGCCGCCGGGCTGACCCGCATGGCCAGCAGCAGGGCGATGACGATGGGCGTCAGGATCAGCGCCGCGCCGTCATTGGCGAACAGCGCCGCCATCGCTGCACCGAGCAGGATGAAGAAGGTGAATAGCCGACGCCCGCTGCCCTTGCCCCAGCGCGCCACGTGCAGCGCGGCCCACTCGAAGAATCCGGCTTCATCCAGCAACAGGCTGATGATGATGACCGCGATGAACGTGAAGGTGGCGTTCCAGACAAAACCCCAGACCGTCGGGATGTCGGCCAGGCTCACCCCCCCTGTCGCCAGCGCCAGGCTGGCCCCGAACATCGCGCTCCAGCCAACGCCAAGGCCTTTCGGCTGCCAGATGACCAATACGATCGTGGCGACGAAGATCAGAAGGGCGATCAGCATGAAGAGAGAGCCTGTCGAGCGCGTGGGGCGGCTGATTCGCGATGGGGACGGGTAGCGAAGCACAGCGCACGGCGGTGGCTCGCCGTGGCTGTTGGGCCTGCGGGTATCGGGGCGTCAGGTCAGGCTCAGCAGCACCCGCCCGGGGTATCGGCGTAGGAGTTGCCCGCCGCCGCTGCCATGCCGGTAGTTTCCCCGCGCAGGCTGGCGGCGTGATGTTCGGCCACCACGCGGGCCACGCAGGCGGTGACCGCCTTGCCCATGGGAATGTGCAGGAATTCGTTGGGGCCGTGGGCGTTGGAGTGCGGGCCCAGCACGCCGGTGATCATGAATTGCGCACCCGGGAATTTCTCGCCCAGCATGCCCATGAAGGGAATGGTGCCGCCTTCGCCCATGTACATCGCCGGCTTGCCGAAAAACTCCTGGCTGGACTGTTCGATGGCGGTTTCCAGCCACGGGGCCAGGGCCGGTGCGTTCCAGCCGGAGCTGGCCTTTTCCAGGCTCAGGCTGACCTTGGCGCCGTAGGGTGGATCTTTCAGCAGGGCGTCCTGCAGCAGTTCGCCACCGCGCTTGCCGTCCAGCGTGGGCGGCAGGCGCAGGCTGAGCTTGAGCGCGGTGAACGGCCGCAGGACGTTGCCGGCGGAGGCAAGCGGCGGGATGCCATCGACCCCGGTGATGGACAGGGCCGGGTGCCAGGTGCGGTTGAGCACCAGCTCGGTCAGATCCTCGGCCATCGGGCGCATGCCCGGCAGGAAGGGGAATTTGTCATAGACTTCATCGCCCAGCACGTCGGCCACCTTGCTGGCCTGCGCCTTGCGATCAGCCGGGATGTCGACGTGCATGCCGTCGATCAGGATGCGGCCGGTGTCTTCGTCTTCGATGCGCGAAAGCAGGTCGCGGATGACGCGGAAGCTGGACGGCACGATGCCGGAGGCATCGCCCGAGTGCACGCCTTCCGACAACACCTGCACGCTGAGGTTGCCGCCGGTCAGTCCCCGCAGCGAGGTGGTGCACCACAGCTGCTCGTAGTTGCCGCAGCCGGAGTCAAGGCAAACCACCAGCGATGGCTTGCCGATGCGGTCGGCCAGGTGATCCACGTAGGCGGGCAGGTCGTAGCTGCCGGATTCCTCGCAGGCCTCGATCAGCACCACGCAGCGCGCATGCGCCGCGCCCTGTGCCTGCAACGCCAGGATCGAGGTCAGGGAGCCGAAGATGGCATAGCCGTCATCCGCCCCGCCGCGCCCGTACAGGCGATCACCTTCCAGCACGGGTTCCCACGGGCCTTTGCCCGCATCCCAGCCGGTCATCTCCGGCTGCTTGTCCAGATGCCCGTACAACAGCACGCAGTCGTCGTTGCGCCCGCCGTTGGCGGCGGGGATGTCGATGAAGATCAACGGCGTCCGGCCTTCCAGGCAGAGTACATCGACTTGCATGCCGGGGATGGCTTGCGCCCTTGCCCACGTCGCCATTTGCGCGACCGCGCGATCCATATGGCCGTTTTTCACCCAGTCGACATCGAACATGGGGGACTTGTTGGGAATGCGGATGTAGTCCACCAGCTGCGGGACGATGTCGGCATCCCACTTGGCGCCGACGAAGTCGCGGATCTGGTCGGCATTGATGTGCGAGATGTGCATGAGGCCCCTGTGGATGGCTGAAATGATGGCCTCGATTGTAACGCCGCACGCGGACAAGCCTTCGTGACGGGTGGGGTCCTTGCATTCGGGTCAGAATTTTCCTACCCGTGGATAGGGAGAAATCCGATGCATTTCGAGGCGCAGCCCGATAGGCTGGATCGATGGAAGGGGGCAATCTGCACGCATCGGGGCGTCGTTCGATCGACGTGCCGGACGTTCATCGCTGGAGCGACGCCATGAAATCCTTGACAACCCTGATGTGCGCATTGTTCGTGTGGCTTGCAGTGGCGGGAGTCGCCGTGGCCGGTGAAACCGTGAACATCAACACGGCCGATGTGTCCACGCTTGACCGCGTCCTGGTCAATGTCGGCCCGGTCAAAGCACAGGCCATCGTGGACTATCGCAAGGCCAATGGCGCGTTCCGCAGCCCCGAGCAGCTGGCGATGGTCAAGGGCATCGGCTTGAGGACGGTCGAGATCAATCGTGACCGGATCGCCGTGACCAGTGCACGCCAGGCCATGAAGCCTGCGGCGCAACAGGAGCCGCAGCAGGTGGCGCGCCGATGAGCCCGCGTAGAACCGAGCCAGGGTGCGCCACCGCAATGCGCGAGGTTCCCGGGTCGGGGTCCTGCGTGCTAAGAGCGACCGACTATCGCAGGATGCGCTGGAAGAATGGCGCCGGATGGACATCGGAAATCCGGCGTGTCCCCGATTGCGAGAATTGGGATTGGCGCCTGTCGATCGCCGAAATCGAGACTGACGCCCCGTTTTCCGCCTTTCCGGGGGTTGAGCGTGAGCTGGTGCTGCTGGACGGCAATGGGCTGCGCCTGCGCTTTGACGACGGCAAGGTGCATGAACTGCATCCACCGCATGGTTCGCTGCATTTCTCGGGTGAGCGCACCCTGATCGGCGAGTTGCTGGACGGTCCAACCCGCGATTTCAACCTGATGTGGAAGCGTGCGGCGGTGGATGCCCAGCTCTGGCGGCGTCCGCTGGTTGGGGCGATGGTGCTGTTTGTTGCGCCCGGCGAAACCTGGGTGGTGCATCTGTTGGCAGGGCAGGCCCATTTTTCCGAGGAATGCGGGCTGGGCGCACTGGCGCGTGGCGACACCGCCTTGCTGCGGCCGGATGCAGGAGGCCGCGCGCGATTTGCATTGGATGGCAGTGGTGAAATTCTGCTGATCCGCATTGCGTCGCTGGACGTGGCAGCGGTCTAGGAAACGTTCAATGGCGGCGCCGGAAGGAACCGGCGTCGCTGCGGCACAGGGACGTGCCGCGCTTGGTGGTTGGGTTTTGCCGGGGAGTGGCGGCCGGCGGCAGGGATGCCATGGGTGCGGCCGCCACCTCCCGGATTTCAGGGCGCGATTTTTCGCTTGAGCGCCAACCCCGCTGCCGGCGGCAGACGGGGCAGGGCGCGCAGCATCCAGGGCAGGATCCTGCGTTTTGCGCCCGACAAGGATTCGGGGACCACGGCCTCGATCAGGTGCGGGCCAGGCTGTGCCAGTGCGTATTCCAGCGATTTGCAGAAGTCTTCGGCGGTTTCTGCGCGTGCGGCATGCACGCCCATCCCCTGCGCCAGCCGGCAGAAGTCCAGCACCGGGCGATGCAGGTCCAGCTGCGCGCGCGCCTTGGGGCCGGCGGGTTCGGCGCCGACGCGATCCAGTTCCACGTTGAGCACCGAATAGCTGGCGTTGTTGAAGACGATCACGGTGACGTCAAGCTGCTCGCGCGCCAGCGTCCACAGCGACTGGATCGTGTACATCGCGCTGCCGTCGCCGACCAGTGCGATGACTGGACGGCCGGGGCAGGCGATGGCGGCGCCGATGGCATTGGGCAGCCCTTGCCCGATCGCGCCACCGGTCAAGGTGAGCAGGTCGTGACGCGGGCTCCCCTGGGTCATCACGCCCAGCATCAAGCCGGAGGTGATGGCTTCGTCGATCACGATGGCGTGTTCGGGCAGCAGTGCGCCCACCGCTTTGCAAACCTTTGGTGCGGTGAGCCTGCCGCGTGGACGGGTTGGGCGCATGGGGGCTTGCAGGGGCGCCGCCCGCAGGGCGCCCAGATTGGCGGCCAGCGCCTCCAGACTGGCCCGCGCGTCTTGCGCAGGCGATGCCAGCGTGTGCACCTGGCACCCGGCAGGCACCAGGTCGCTTTGCTTGCCGGGGTAGGCGAAGAACGAGACCGGCGATTTGGCGTCGATCAGGATCAGGTGGTCAAGCCCCGCCAGTTGCACGCCCGCCAGTTCGGCCAGATAGGCGATGCGCTCCACTGCGGGCAAGCCCGCGCCGCGTTGCAGGCGTGTCGGGAACACTTCGCAGAACAGCTTGACCCCGCTGTGGGCTGCAATGCGCGCGGCTGCCAGCAGGGCATCTTCGCGAAGCGTCTGCCCGCCCAGCAGCAGGGCGCTCTTGCCGCCGCCACGAATGGCCTGCGCGATGGCGTCCACGGTGGCGTCGTCGGCGGCTTGCGCTGCGGGCCTTGCTGGCAGCGGGCAGGGAATGCCGCCTTCGCCCCAGGACACGTCCGCCGGCAGGATGAGCGTTGCAACCTGCCCGGGCAGGCCGCGCGCCGCGATGATCGCATCGGCCGCATCGCCGCCCAGCGCCGCGGTGCTGTTGGACGTGCGCACGAACCCCGGCGAGACATTGCGCGCCACGGTTTCGATATCCGACTGCAGCTGTGCGTCGAACGGCACATGCGATGTCGCATGGTCACCGACGATATTGACCACCGGCACCTTGCCCTTGCGTGCGTTGTGCAGGTTGGCCAGGCCGTTGCCCAGCCCGCATCCCAGGTGGAGCAGGGTGGCGGCAGGCTTGCCCGCCATCCGCGCGTAGCCATCGGCGGCGCCGGTGGCGACACCTTCGAACAGCGCGAGCACTGCGCGCATGCGCGGTTCCGAATCCAGCGCGGCGA contains:
- the mutS gene encoding DNA mismatch repair protein MutS, coding for MTKAKTEEHTPLMKQFFAAKAEHPDVLLFFRMGDFYEMFYDDARKAARLLDITLTQRGSSAGQPIPMAGVPYHAAEGYLARLVALGESVAICEQIGDPAATKGLVERKVVRLVTPGTVTDEALLDERRDTLLLAISRGKCGYGLAWADLASGRLRANEVDSDDALEAELARLQPAETLVPDDGRWPDAVLEARGLRRRAPWLFDADSGRRQLLQFFGVHDLGAFGIDDKPRAVAAAAALLGYVEETQKQRLPHLRAIALETSDDAIAMNAATRRHLELDSRVDGDAKATLLGVLDSTVTPMGGRLLRRWLHRPLRDRRVVGERHHAVATLLEARAEDDLRGAFRGLGDMERILSRVALRSARPRDLSTLRDGLSLLPAVQAILAPLDSPRLQALHAALGEHDATAHLLRSAIVAQPPLLARDGGTIADGFDAELDELRQLSTHADQFLIDLETREREASGIPTLKVGYNRVHGYYIEISKGQNHKAPVHYTRRQTLTGAERYITEELKAFEDKVLSARERSLSREKLLYESLLDQLNHVLEPLRHCANALSELDVLAGFAERAQTLDWAMPMLRDTPGIAIERGRHPVVEALRDAPFEPNDLLFDSEPDGSGTRMYIITGPNMGGKSTFMRQNALIVLLACIGSFVPASRAEIGPIDRILTRIGAGDDLARGQSTFMVEMSETAYILHHATEQSLVLMDEIGRGTSTYDGLALADAVARQLASSNRSYTLFATHYFELTTLAEPGSGIANLHLDAVEHGDALVFMHAVRPGPANRSFGLQVAALAGLPNAALQQARARLAELEAQGRDAPSAQMSAPALDAPQQFGLFAPSSAALDALGALDPDDLTPKQALEALYRLKALA
- a CDS encoding arsenic transporter codes for the protein MLIALLIFVATIVLVIWQPKGLGVGWSAMFGASLALATGGVSLADIPTVWGFVWNATFTFIAVIIISLLLDEAGFFEWAALHVARWGKGSGRRLFTFFILLGAAMAALFANDGAALILTPIVIALLLAMRVSPAATLAFVMAAGFIADTASLPLIVSNLVNIVSANYFGIGFARYASVMAPVNLVSVAASLGMLLWFFRRDIPQTYAPATLKEPRSAIVDRTTFNAGWAVLALLLAGFFGSERMGIPVSAVAGTGALALLGVAGRGRRISIRKVLKEAPWQVVVFSLGMYLVVYGLRNQGLTDTLATVLDHLAEYGVWGATIGTGLLIAFLSSIMNNMPTVLVGALSIDASHAEGIVREAMIYANVIGSDLGPKFTPIGSLATLLWLHVLARKNIRITWGYYFKVGVVLTLPVLLATLTALALRLDFF
- a CDS encoding HutD/Ves family protein, whose product is MRWKNGAGWTSEIRRVPDCENWDWRLSIAEIETDAPFSAFPGVERELVLLDGNGLRLRFDDGKVHELHPPHGSLHFSGERTLIGELLDGPTRDFNLMWKRAAVDAQLWRRPLVGAMVLFVAPGETWVVHLLAGQAHFSEECGLGALARGDTALLRPDAGGRARFALDGSGEILLIRIASLDVAAV
- a CDS encoding M20 family metallopeptidase — its product is MNADQIRDFVGAKWDADIVPQLVDYIRIPNKSPMFDVDWVKNGHMDRAVAQMATWARAQAIPGMQVDVLCLEGRTPLIFIDIPAANGGRNDDCVLLYGHLDKQPEMTGWDAGKGPWEPVLEGDRLYGRGGADDGYAIFGSLTSILALQAQGAAHARCVVLIEACEESGSYDLPAYVDHLADRIGKPSLVVCLDSGCGNYEQLWCTTSLRGLTGGNLSVQVLSEGVHSGDASGIVPSSFRVIRDLLSRIEDEDTGRILIDGMHVDIPADRKAQASKVADVLGDEVYDKFPFLPGMRPMAEDLTELVLNRTWHPALSITGVDGIPPLASAGNVLRPFTALKLSLRLPPTLDGKRGGELLQDALLKDPPYGAKVSLSLEKASSGWNAPALAPWLETAIEQSSQEFFGKPAMYMGEGGTIPFMGMLGEKFPGAQFMITGVLGPHSNAHGPNEFLHIPMGKAVTACVARVVAEHHAASLRGETTGMAAAAGNSYADTPGGCC
- a CDS encoding acetolactate synthase large subunit, which encodes MNGAQALLKTLADAGIEVCFTNPGTSEMHFVAALDSEPRMRAVLALFEGVATGAADGYARMAGKPAATLLHLGCGLGNGLANLHNARKGKVPVVNIVGDHATSHVPFDAQLQSDIETVARNVSPGFVRTSNSTAALGGDAADAIIAARGLPGQVATLILPADVSWGEGGIPCPLPARPAAQAADDATVDAIAQAIRGGGKSALLLGGQTLREDALLAAARIAAHSGVKLFCEVFPTRLQRGAGLPAVERIAYLAELAGVQLAGLDHLILIDAKSPVSFFAYPGKQSDLVPAGCQVHTLASPAQDARASLEALAANLGALRAAPLQAPMRPTRPRGRLTAPKVCKAVGALLPEHAIVIDEAITSGLMLGVMTQGSPRHDLLTLTGGAIGQGLPNAIGAAIACPGRPVIALVGDGSAMYTIQSLWTLAREQLDVTVIVFNNASYSVLNVELDRVGAEPAGPKARAQLDLHRPVLDFCRLAQGMGVHAARAETAEDFCKSLEYALAQPGPHLIEAVVPESLSGAKRRILPWMLRALPRLPPAAGLALKRKIAP
- a CDS encoding ComEA family DNA-binding protein, with translation MKSLTTLMCALFVWLAVAGVAVAGETVNINTADVSTLDRVLVNVGPVKAQAIVDYRKANGAFRSPEQLAMVKGIGLRTVEINRDRIAVTSARQAMKPAAQQEPQQVARR